In Alteribacter lacisalsi, a genomic segment contains:
- a CDS encoding DUF1002 domain-containing protein — protein MKSKLFKSTMAVFAGWFAFASISFADAAPGDVIVTLGEDLNSDQRSKLLDEMEVNEDEVLLVEVTNEEEHHYLGDYISASRIGTNALSSTKITLLEEGEGVNVETNRIDWVTEAMYANALVTAGVEDADIYVTAPFNVSGTAALTGLIKAYELSTDEVIPEEQKQVANEEMVKTAQLGENVGVDKAAELMTRIKEEIAEGNVETEEDLRDLIDRIARELGIELTEDEKNGLVSLFQRMQNLDIDWNQVQDQIGKIRDNLSEFLASEEGQGLIDSILNFFNSLIDAIRSWVSSNVIIPFKN, from the coding sequence ATGAAATCAAAATTATTTAAAAGTACAATGGCGGTGTTTGCCGGATGGTTCGCATTTGCGAGTATCAGTTTTGCCGATGCAGCACCAGGTGACGTAATTGTTACACTCGGAGAAGATTTAAATAGCGATCAGCGGTCTAAACTTCTTGATGAGATGGAAGTAAATGAAGACGAGGTATTGCTGGTCGAAGTAACCAATGAAGAGGAGCATCACTACCTGGGAGATTATATATCAGCGAGCCGAATCGGTACAAATGCCCTTTCTTCAACCAAAATTACACTTCTTGAAGAGGGCGAAGGAGTTAATGTGGAAACGAACAGGATTGACTGGGTAACTGAAGCGATGTACGCCAACGCCCTGGTAACAGCCGGCGTGGAGGATGCGGACATTTACGTGACGGCTCCGTTTAACGTCAGCGGTACGGCAGCACTTACCGGTCTCATTAAAGCTTACGAACTTTCAACTGATGAAGTGATTCCGGAAGAGCAGAAGCAGGTGGCCAATGAGGAAATGGTCAAAACCGCCCAGCTTGGGGAAAACGTAGGGGTGGATAAGGCTGCAGAATTAATGACACGAATTAAGGAAGAAATAGCAGAGGGCAACGTAGAAACTGAAGAAGATCTGCGTGATCTCATCGACCGGATTGCGCGTGAGCTTGGAATTGAACTTACTGAAGATGAAAAGAACGGCCTGGTTTCATTGTTCCAGCGCATGCAGAACCTTGATATTGACTGGAACCAAGTGCAGGATCAGATTGGAAAGATTCGCGACAACCTTAGTGAATTTCTTGCGAGTGAAGAAGGGCAGGGGTTGATCGACTCCATTCTTAACTTCTTCAATTCGCTTATTGATGCAATCCGCAGCTGGGTAAGTTCCAACGTGATCATTCCGTTTAAAAATTAA
- a CDS encoding MFS transporter, with amino-acid sequence MTTRERIIVFMLGLLPFLMVIGNSMFIPLLPTMEVDLAITSFQSGMILTVFSVPAALAIPFAGIISDRIGRKKVVVWSLVTIAAGSVVCSIAVLFYGPAAYRWLLGGRFIQGIGAGGTASLAMAFIGDQFTGRKRSTALGAMEVFNGLGKALSPLLGAAAALVIWTSTFWIYFLTAILAMIGIGKYIHEAPPARAPMKWKEYLDTVIGAVKREGRWLIPVMAAGGAALFILFGLLVYLSYEIERIYGYGGALKGVIIAIPLTVFTIASYISGKKTGGEAGEIRTYFTMGFALILVPLTLALLWHSFLAVLLYMVAVSAGIGFLLPCCNLLVTTAVSSSERGMVVSFYHMIRFLGVAFGPVVFSVWMFDEWGMFARSLVIIAVAAVWLRLTLSGTEPVAEDA; translated from the coding sequence ATGACCACTCGTGAACGCATTATTGTTTTTATGCTCGGTCTTTTGCCTTTTTTAATGGTGATCGGTAATTCTATGTTTATTCCGCTGCTTCCAACGATGGAAGTAGATCTTGCCATCACTTCATTCCAGTCAGGTATGATCCTGACTGTTTTCTCTGTTCCGGCAGCACTTGCGATACCGTTTGCAGGGATCATTTCGGATAGGATCGGAAGAAAAAAAGTAGTTGTCTGGTCACTGGTTACCATTGCCGCCGGCAGTGTAGTCTGTTCTATTGCTGTTCTGTTTTATGGACCGGCCGCATACAGGTGGCTTTTGGGAGGCCGTTTTATCCAGGGTATTGGGGCGGGCGGTACGGCTTCGCTGGCTATGGCATTTATCGGTGATCAGTTTACCGGCAGAAAGAGAAGTACCGCCCTTGGGGCAATGGAAGTATTTAACGGACTCGGTAAGGCACTGAGTCCGCTGCTTGGAGCTGCAGCAGCGCTTGTGATATGGACAAGCACGTTTTGGATTTACTTTTTAACGGCTATCCTTGCTATGATAGGTATCGGAAAATACATTCACGAAGCACCGCCGGCACGGGCGCCAATGAAGTGGAAAGAATATCTGGATACTGTCATCGGTGCGGTGAAAAGAGAAGGCCGCTGGCTTATTCCGGTCATGGCGGCAGGTGGGGCAGCACTTTTTATTCTATTTGGTCTTCTAGTTTACCTGAGCTATGAAATTGAACGGATCTACGGGTACGGAGGAGCCCTGAAAGGTGTTATTATTGCCATTCCCCTTACGGTCTTTACGATCGCATCCTATATTTCAGGCAAGAAAACGGGGGGAGAAGCAGGGGAAATCCGCACTTATTTTACAATGGGGTTTGCCCTTATTCTTGTACCACTGACGCTTGCCCTTCTCTGGCACTCATTTTTGGCAGTACTGCTTTATATGGTGGCTGTTTCAGCGGGCATCGGATTTTTGCTTCCCTGCTGTAACCTGCTCGTAACTACTGCCGTCTCATCTAGTGAAAGGGGGATGGTGGTCTCTTTTTATCATATGATCCGGTTTTTAGGGGTAGCGTTCGGTCCAGTTGTCTTTAGCGTGTGGATGTTTGATGAATGGGGGATGTTTGCCCGCTCCCTTGTAATCATCGCCGTTGCTGCAGTCTGGCTCAGGCTGACACTATCTGGAACTGAACCGGTTGCGGAAGACGCTTAA
- the ispG gene encoding flavodoxin-dependent (E)-4-hydroxy-3-methylbut-2-enyl-diphosphate synthase, producing MTQITHRKNTRPVQVGPLTIGGSDEVIIQSMTMSKTHDVEATVAEIKRLEEAGCQIVRVACPDMRAAEAIPEIKKQISIPLVVDIHFDYKLALKAIEGGADKIRINPGNIGRREKVEAVVNAAKEKNIPIRIGVNAGSLEKRILEKYGYPTADGMVESALHHIKILEDLDFHNIIVSMKASDVSLAVEAYEKAAKAFDYPLHLGITESGTLFAGTVKSSAGLGVILNKGIGNTMRISLSADPVEEIKVAKELLKTFGLAANAATLISCPTCGRIEIDLISIANEVEEYIQQVHAPIKVSVLGCAVNGPGEAKEADIGIAGARGEGLLFRHGEIIRKVPEEIMVEELKKEIDKLAEAHYEEQRKKEAEAEAAKAKL from the coding sequence GTGACCCAGATTACCCATCGCAAGAACACGCGCCCGGTACAGGTTGGTCCTCTAACGATCGGCGGAAGCGACGAAGTCATTATTCAGAGCATGACGATGTCAAAAACCCACGATGTTGAGGCGACCGTAGCGGAAATTAAGCGGCTTGAAGAAGCGGGCTGCCAGATTGTCCGTGTTGCCTGTCCGGATATGCGTGCGGCAGAAGCGATTCCTGAAATTAAAAAGCAGATCAGCATTCCACTCGTTGTGGATATTCACTTTGACTACAAGCTTGCTCTCAAGGCAATTGAAGGCGGTGCCGATAAAATCCGGATAAACCCCGGTAATATTGGACGCCGTGAAAAAGTTGAAGCGGTTGTCAATGCAGCGAAAGAAAAAAATATCCCGATTCGAATTGGCGTAAACGCCGGCTCACTTGAAAAACGGATTCTTGAGAAATACGGTTATCCTACTGCGGACGGTATGGTGGAGAGTGCTCTTCATCACATTAAAATCCTTGAAGATCTCGACTTCCACAATATTATTGTGAGCATGAAGGCTTCTGACGTAAGTCTGGCAGTTGAAGCGTATGAAAAAGCTGCCAAAGCCTTTGATTACCCGCTTCACCTTGGAATTACCGAATCCGGGACACTTTTTGCAGGTACCGTTAAAAGTTCTGCAGGCCTTGGCGTGATTCTAAATAAAGGCATCGGCAACACAATGCGAATCAGCCTGAGTGCCGATCCTGTGGAGGAAATAAAAGTAGCGAAGGAACTTCTCAAGACGTTTGGACTTGCGGCAAATGCAGCAACACTTATTTCCTGCCCGACGTGCGGCCGGATTGAAATTGACCTCATCAGTATTGCAAATGAGGTTGAGGAATATATACAGCAGGTGCATGCCCCGATCAAAGTAAGCGTTCTGGGATGTGCAGTTAACGGACCCGGCGAGGCTAAAGAAGCGGACATCGGTATTGCCGGTGCACGCGGAGAAGGTCTTCTGTTCCGTCACGGGGAGATCATCCGTAAGGTTCCGGAAGAAATCATGGTCGAAGAACTGAAAAAGGAAATCGACAAACTGGCTGAGGCTCACTATGAAGAACAGCGTAAAAAAGAAGCGGAAGCAGAGGCTGCAAAAGCAAAGCTTTAA
- a CDS encoding DUF4190 domain-containing protein has translation MDERKPRTDLRLVEEERDHGYYDRETDESHEYKEETSAEYVPNPGLAGSSFNEDTDDGEADFEDTDSRDDGKGMGAIGVALALVSLFFLPVILGAAAIVLGFITRAKGHAALGYTAIGIGAFSIIISLFMSPFF, from the coding sequence ATGGACGAACGCAAACCACGCACGGATTTGCGGCTTGTGGAAGAAGAGCGGGATCACGGTTATTATGACCGTGAAACCGACGAGAGCCATGAATACAAGGAAGAAACATCAGCGGAGTATGTACCTAATCCCGGACTTGCCGGCAGCTCTTTTAACGAAGATACTGACGATGGGGAAGCGGATTTTGAGGACACTGACTCCAGAGATGATGGAAAAGGGATGGGTGCCATCGGTGTGGCCCTCGCCCTTGTCAGCCTGTTCTTCCTGCCGGTAATCCTTGGTGCAGCCGCCATAGTGCTCGGCTTTATTACACGGGCAAAAGGGCATGCTGCTCTGGGATACACGGCTATTGGTATTGGTGCCTTTTCGATTATTATCAGTCTGTTTATGTCACCGTTCTTCTAA